The following coding sequences lie in one Lolium perenne isolate Kyuss_39 chromosome 2, Kyuss_2.0, whole genome shotgun sequence genomic window:
- the LOC127333120 gene encoding cyclin-D6-1 isoform X1: MEEYAYEYDNEFDLENPFTSPADEPIASLLDAEGHHSPSVSAAASAARRDAAGFISKVRYDGELAAHPRVAYLALNYVDRFLSKRQLPFEHKPWAPRLLAISCLSVAAKMQRAAAISVADIQRDEEFIFDAATIRRMERVVLGALEWRARSVTPLAFLGFFLSACFPPPRSPPLLDAVRNRAVDILIRAQPEVKMAEYPASVVAASALLAAAGEVAGAHLPAFHAAVAACPFVNSEKLRECGEAMAAACGIGIGTAVTASADTPVTVLGHGHYRSASSESDRTVGSVADAKKRCMGPPSRWG; encoded by the exons ATGGAAGAGTACGCGTACGAGTACGACAACGAGTTCGACCTCGAGAACCCCTTCACCAGCCCCGCCGACGAGCCGATCGCCAGCCTTCTCGACGCCGAGGGCCACCACTCGCCCTCcgtctccgccgccgcctccgccgcccgccGCGACGCCGCCGGATTCATCTCCAAG GTGCGCTACGACGGCGAGCTCGCCGCGCACCCGCGGGTCGCCTACCTCGCTCTCAACTACGTGGATCGGTTCCTCTCCAAGCGCCAATTGCCG TTCGAGCACAAGCCGTGGGCGCCGCGGCTGCTCGCCATCAGCTGCCTCTCCGTCGCCGCCAAGATGCAGCGCGCCGCCGCGATCTCCGTCGCCGACATCCAA AGGGACGAGGAGTTCATCTTCGACGCGGCGACGATCCGGCGCATGGAGCGGGTGGTGCTGGGCGCGCTGGAGTGGCGCGCGCGCTCCGTGACGCCGCTCGCCTTCCTCGGCTTCTTCCTCTCGGCGTGCTTCCCCCCGCCGCGGAGCCCGCCCCTGCTCGACGCCGTCAGGAACCGCGCCGTCGACATCCTCATCCGCGCCCAGCCCG AGGTGAAGATGGCCGAGTACCCGGCGTCCGTGGTGGCCGCGTCGGCGCTGCTCGCGGCCGCCGGAGAGGTCGCCGGCGCCCACCTGCCCGCCTTccacgccgccgtggccgcctgcCCCTTTGTAAATAGC GAGAAGCTACGGGAGTGCGGCGAGGCGATGGCTGCGGCCTGCGGCATTGGCATCGGGACGGCGGTGACGGCGAGCGCTGACACGCCGGTGACGGTGCTGGGGCACGGCCACTACCGGAGCGCGAGCTCGGAGAGCGACCGGACCGTCGGATCGGTGGCCGATGCGAAGAAGCGGTGCATGGGGCCGCCCTCCCGGTGGGGGTAG
- the LOC127333120 gene encoding cyclin-D6-1 isoform X2, which translates to MEEYAYEYDNEFDLENPFTSPADEPIASLLDAEGHHSPSVSAAASAARRDAAGFISKVRYDGELAAHPRVAYLALNYVDRFLSKRQLPFEHKPWAPRLLAISCLSVAAKMQRAAAISVADIQRDEEFIFDAATIRRMERVVLGALEWRARSVTPLAFLGFFLSACFPPPRSPPLLDAVRNRAVDILIRAQPEVKMAEYPASVVAASALLAAAGEVAGAHLPAFHAAVAACPFEKLRECGEAMAAACGIGIGTAVTASADTPVTVLGHGHYRSASSESDRTVGSVADAKKRCMGPPSRWG; encoded by the exons ATGGAAGAGTACGCGTACGAGTACGACAACGAGTTCGACCTCGAGAACCCCTTCACCAGCCCCGCCGACGAGCCGATCGCCAGCCTTCTCGACGCCGAGGGCCACCACTCGCCCTCcgtctccgccgccgcctccgccgcccgccGCGACGCCGCCGGATTCATCTCCAAG GTGCGCTACGACGGCGAGCTCGCCGCGCACCCGCGGGTCGCCTACCTCGCTCTCAACTACGTGGATCGGTTCCTCTCCAAGCGCCAATTGCCG TTCGAGCACAAGCCGTGGGCGCCGCGGCTGCTCGCCATCAGCTGCCTCTCCGTCGCCGCCAAGATGCAGCGCGCCGCCGCGATCTCCGTCGCCGACATCCAA AGGGACGAGGAGTTCATCTTCGACGCGGCGACGATCCGGCGCATGGAGCGGGTGGTGCTGGGCGCGCTGGAGTGGCGCGCGCGCTCCGTGACGCCGCTCGCCTTCCTCGGCTTCTTCCTCTCGGCGTGCTTCCCCCCGCCGCGGAGCCCGCCCCTGCTCGACGCCGTCAGGAACCGCGCCGTCGACATCCTCATCCGCGCCCAGCCCG AGGTGAAGATGGCCGAGTACCCGGCGTCCGTGGTGGCCGCGTCGGCGCTGCTCGCGGCCGCCGGAGAGGTCGCCGGCGCCCACCTGCCCGCCTTccacgccgccgtggccgcctgcCCCTTT GAGAAGCTACGGGAGTGCGGCGAGGCGATGGCTGCGGCCTGCGGCATTGGCATCGGGACGGCGGTGACGGCGAGCGCTGACACGCCGGTGACGGTGCTGGGGCACGGCCACTACCGGAGCGCGAGCTCGGAGAGCGACCGGACCGTCGGATCGGTGGCCGATGCGAAGAAGCGGTGCATGGGGCCGCCCTCCCGGTGGGGGTAG